Genomic segment of Streptomyces sp. NBC_01210:
TCCAACACGTACTGCTCGATCACTGCGATACCTCCGGGACAGCCGTGCTCCGTCGCACTGCACTGGTTGGTCGAATCACCGGCGCCTCAAGCTCTGTCGAAACTGTCAGTCCCACCACCGGTTCGACGTCACCGCGTCCCCTGTACGTCGACAACAACACACGCACGTCGTGCCCTCATTTCCGCAGGTTGTGGCATCGGCCGACGATTCTGCGCCACGACCCGGGTCTTGCCGCAAGCCCCCCAGCGCGCTATACGTTAAGAGTGGCAAGGAGAGAGCTCTCCTTGCCTTTGCCTTTCGCCGTCCCATGGAACTGACAAGCTTCTCGCGAAGCGGTGGCGCGCCGCGCACGGCGGTACGCGCCAGGCGGATGTCCCATCGGCCTCGCTGACGGTGGAGCGGCCCACCCCGTACAACTCGGCGAGCCGCAGCGTGCGGAAGCTGGGTGCGCAGATGGACCAGGGTCACCAGCACCCGGTCGGTGAACACGAGCTCGTGTTTGCGTCCGGCCGCGACCTGCCGACGCCGTTCGCCGCCCCGTCGCTCGCGCAGCGCGGACTCCCGCCGGGGCCTGCCACGGTGTGGCCAACTCCCCGATCAAACCGCCGAGATGCGCATGGGGGATGCCGCAGAAGGCAGGATGGGACAAGGCCGCACGGCCCACTTCGTCTTCACACCCGAAGAACCCGTGCGGCCGCCTTCACCTCACGGGACCGGCGCGCGCACTCCGAGAAACAGGACGCCACCGCGACCTGGAAGAAGACCCTCTGCCATCATCCACTGGTCGCGTTCGTCGGCGGATCGGTGTCAGCGTCCATGCCGTCCGTCCGGCAGGACGCCGGCCGAAACCCGCGGCCGACACGTGGGCCGCCCACGGCGCGGTCGAGACGTGGGCCGATCGCCCGGAGATCGGGGCGCTCCCAGGGATGTCGCGCAGGCCCGCGAGGCTGCGCCGACCCACCAAGCAGGTCAGATGGTGGCGGCGAAGGTCACGGCTACTGATCCCATGCGGTCACCAGGCCGTAGGTGACCAGGCCGAAAACAAGGTGCGGTACGACATCCGACGCCCAGTCGCCGACTGACCAGGTGCGAGGATCGCTGATCCCGAGGCGGGCAATCGGCACGTCGGCGACGACCATCACCAATGCTCCGGTAAGGGCCCCTCCCAACCACAGGGGCATCCGAGCGCCTGTCCGGTGGACCAGCGATACAGCGGCGCCCGTCCCGCTTCCCACGGCGATACCCGTCAGCGCTGCGAGACCGATGAGCCGGTTGCCCTTTTCGGCCGAGTCCCGGAGCGGAAGCCCCATCCGGGTAGCGATGGTGTCCACCAAAGTTTCCGGCACAGTGCTGGCGGGCCTGCCGCGCAAAGCCATGTCGGCATAGGACACGGCGTTCAATGCGGTCGTCCCCGCCGCCCCCGCTGCGCAGCCGCGCACGATGGTTCGGATCATGCTCCACGCAATCCCCGCCGCTGCCCGCACCCAAACAGCCACAGGCACCAGACCACTCGGATCACGGACGATGTGCGGCCGACTGGACGGCGCCTCTCGCAGCAGGGCGGCCACTGGCTCCCCGGACCCGGCCTGGCCGTGATCGACGATCGTGCAAAGGGACGGCTTGCGCTACGGCGCCGATGCTGCCGATACGGCGCCGTTCAGACCGGACTTCGGATCGTCTCGACCAGCAGCACCGAGCCGGTCCGCAAGTCCTATCGTTGCAGCTCAGAGGAACTCTGCTTTCTCGATCACCCATCGGACAGCACCCCTGGTGAAAGCCCAAGGCCAGGCATATGAGGGGGCCGTTGCCTCGTACGGGCCATGGTGCTCCGCCGTCTCGTGCAGAAGTTCTGTCAACGCGGCTACGTCCACGGCAAAAGCCTCCTGAGTCGTCACCGTCCAGGTAGTCGCTCCTGCACCTCTTGCAGTAGCCACCCGTTTCCGTCCGGGTCGCTGAACGAGGCGTAGGAGGCGTAGCTGCGGCCGTCTGGATCGCGGCCGTCGACCTGTACTTCAGCGCCGGTGTCGTAGACCTTGTGGAAGATCTTGCTTACCTCAACACCGCGGCTGGCGAGGTCGGCGCGGGCTTTGTCGAGGTCGAGGACCACGAGGTAGCCCTCTGCGGATCCAGGCGCCGCGGAGATGACCCCGCGGCCGAAGATGATCGCGCATTCCGACCCAGGCGGCGTCAGCTGAACGATCCGGAATTCTGGGCCGGCCTCGAAGTCCGCATCGAGCCGCCATCCCAGGCTCTGGTAGAAGCGCAGGGCACGGTCGACGTCAGCGACGGGGACAATGTGGACCTCGATCTTCATGTCCACGGTCGGCTCTTTGATGCCGCCCTGTGCGCCGCCCTGCTCTTGAGTGCTCATATCGTTCTCCTGCGCCCGACGCCCAGAAATCCATGAGGACGACGTGGCCGCGCGGCTCTGGGCGGCCGAGCGGCTCGGTATTGACGCCCCGCCGCGCGAGGGCATGTTTCGTCGGTCGGGCACGGTCTACCGAAGAGAGCGGAAGGCCGTGCGCAACTCTTCCACGAGGAGTTCCGGCTGCTCCCAGGCGGCGAAGTGCCCGTCCTTGGGCAGCTTGTTGCAGTGTCAACCCCGTGCCACCTACATCTCCACGTTAGACCGATGGGGTACACGATGCACCCGGGAAGAACCCGGAGTGCGTCCCGTGGCTCCACCGCCGGGGGGCTGGACTTCGTAGGAAGCGGTGGCACGGGCCCACCCCGATGTCGAGAATTCGTAAACGCACTAACCTCGAACTTTCGTGACGGGTCGTGATTTCTTTCGGCGGCCTGATTCGGCTGGCCGGACTGGTAGTGGACAGACTGCGGGCCCGGCTGTCGCGTGGGGCGGGCACCGGGTTCCACTGCTCCGGCAGGTGCTGCCGATTCGTCGGGGCGAGGTGTTTCCGGTCAGCCGGGGCCGGGAAGGGCCTCGAGTTGCTGGATCCGGCGGTGATGACATCGGTCCAGGGCCAGTGGTTGAGCTGATTGAGCTGCAGCGCGCAGCGAACCGGGCACGCGAAGCGGTGGATGTCGGACAGCACGGCGTGCTTCGTACGGCAGTTGACAGCTCGAACGCAGCACGTCAGAGTCCCGAGGTGAGCGAGACAAACGATCTGACGCCGGCCGAGGTACGTATATGGCGGGCCTTTCCGCGAGGCGAGTCCGTAGACTTCCGCGCCGCCGAGAACGAGGATCCGGCGCTCGGCAACACCTGGGGCGCCGAGCGGACCGTACGGGCGAGTGTGCTGCGGGCGCTGCTGCTCAAGGCTCCGCAGGAGGAGGGGGAGATCGCCGCGCTCAAGATCACGGGGGCGCGGATCACCGGCGTACTGGACCTGAAGTTCGCCACGATCGACGCCGCCATCCGGCTGAGCCACTGCCAATTCGACGGCGTTCCCGACCTGTACGGTGCCCAGCTGCGCCAGCTCAATCTGAGCAAGTCCGTTCTGCCGGGCCTGGCCTCGGCGACCTTGCGGGTCGAGGGGGTGCTGCGGATGACGGACTGCCGTATGCGGGGGCCGGTGCGACTCGGCGGGGCACAGATCTCCGGGGCGCTGTTCATGGAGCGCGCGGAATTCACGGCGCCGGACGACTCCGAGCCGGTGCTGCAGCTCAACCAGGCCGCGATCGGGGACGACTTGTGGGCGCCGGCGATGCGCGCACACGGACAGGTACGGCTCACTGGCGCCTCCGTCGCCGGGCGGATCAACGTTCAGGACGCCGAGTTCAACAAGCCCGATGGCACCGCGCTGGACGCGCAGAACCTCAACGTGGGAGCCCATGTACGGGCGCGGTGCGTACGAGCGCAGGGCCGGGTCGAGCTCCGAGGCTCGCGCATATCGGGCCGTCTCGACCTGCTCCACGCCCACCTGTCGCATCCGGGCGACACGGCACTGCGGGCGAGCAGTTGTGTCATCGGTGAACTCTGGCTGCGCAGAGGCGATCGCATCGAGGGCGGCGCCCTGAATCTACGGCGTTCTCAAATCGAGATCCTGACCCTTGAACCGGAGATGCTGCCGGACCAGCTGTATCTCAGCAATCTCACGTACACCGTCCTCACCCCGCACGAGCCGGCCGAACGCCGCCTTCCGATGCTGGAGCGGGACGGCGACCGGTATGAGCCGTACGGCTATGAGCAGCTGACGGCGGCCTACCGCCACGTCGGTGACGACGACGCGGCCCGGCTCGTCCAACTCGCCAAGCAGCGCCGCCGACGCACCACGCTCACCTGGTACGGGCGGCTGTGGGGGTACGTCCAGGACGCCACCGTCGGCTACGGCTTCCGTCCGTTGCGCGCAGCCGTCTGGCTGCTGTCCCTCATGGCCATCGGATCGATCGCGTACGGCCTGGACCACCCGCGCCCCATCAAGGCGGACGAGGCCCCTGACTTCAACCCCGTCTTCTACACCCTCGACCTGCTCCTGCCTGTCATCAACTTCGGCCAGGAGCCAGCCTTCGCCCCTGACGGCTGGCACCAGTGGCTGTCGTACGCCCTGATTATCACCGGCTGGATCCTGGCGACGACGATCGTCACGGGCGTGACCCGTACGGTCAGCCGCCAATGACCCCACGAGAACCCGCGAGTCCGGGACTGGTCCGGATGCTGGTAAGCGGTGGGAGCCGAGTGAGACAGGTTGGGAAAAACAGGGTGTCACGCGCTCGCGGTCCGGCGAGCAGAGGCCCGTAGTACGAGGACCTCCAACCCGCGCAGTTGCAGGTCAGAGGCCCTCCGCAGCCTTCTAGAAGAAGCCGAGCTTCTTCGGCGAGTACGACACCAGCAGGTTCTTCGTCTGCTGGTGGTACATGCGTTACACCTCGCCTGACCAGCAGAAACAAACGAATCTGTCTCGAACGAGGGGATGATGGCCCGGAATTGGCCCGGATCTTGGTCTGCTCGGAGGTCCCGGCTGACCGGTGCGTCGATGAGGCCTCGGCCGGGCAGGTCCAGCAAGCGCCGCTCGACCCCGGCGCTCTCAACGCGGATCGCGACGTTGTTGTGTGTTGCGCGGTGGAGTGCCCGGACGTGGAGTTCGTGTACCAGTGCGTGTCCTGTCGGTGATCGCCGTCCAGTCGTACGAGATCCCGTGGCCTCGGCCCCTACGTACGGCCCGATGCCACCGGGGTGTGACGACGGCTTCTATTGCGACGGAGCCACCCGGACGCCGCCAAGGAGAAGGGCGATGAAGCGGGCCACGCCGGTCCAGCGTCGAAGTACTCGAGACCCGGGACGTCCACCGGCGTTCTGTCTCACGGTGCGGCAGGTATCTGGTCGGCAGTCCTCGCCAACCAGCTCTCGGTGCGTGCTGCGCCGAAGCTGATGAGGCCGGCAGCCGCGGCGAGTGCGATACCGGTCCACGATGGCGATGAGGTGTCCAACAGGTCTGCCAGGAAGGGTACGTAGAGTGCGGCAGCGCCCAGCCCCGCCGCAGTCAGCACAGCTGCGGGCAGAAACAGATTTTGGCGCGTGAACAGTCGCTCCCGCAGCCCCAGAGCGACGCCGAGCTGGGCGGCCAGCAGGGCGATGAACAGGGCGGTCTGCCACGGGCCGCCGGAGTGCCGGACCCAGAGGCTGGCAGCGAGGCTGGCTGCCGTGACCAGGGCCGACAGCCGCAGTACCCGCTGCCAGAGCCCGTCGCCGAGTACGTGCTGCTGAGGCGGGCGCGGCGCGCGTCGCATGGCGTGGGGTGAGACCGGTTCGGCGCCCATGGCGACCCCTGTCAGACCATGAGTGAGCAGATTGATCCACAGAATCTGACCTGCTCGCAGAGGCAATGCGAGTCCGAGCATCGGGCCAATGAGCATAACGAGGATTTCCGCGGCACCGCCGGCCAGCGCATAGACGAGGAACCGGCGGATGTTGGCGTAGACACGGCGGCCCTCTTCCACGGCCGAGATCACCGAGGTCAGTTCATCGTCGGCGAGGACCAGATCGGCAGCTTGGCGGGCAACTTCGGTTCCCCGGCGGCCCATCGCCACGCCGATGTCGGCCTGCCGCAGGGCGGGACCGTCGTTGACGCCGTCGCCGGTCATCGCGGTGACCTCTCCGCGGGCGCGCCACGCTTGGATGATGTCCAGTTTCTGTTGAGGCGTGGTACGAGCGAAAACCCTGACCCGGGTGGGGTCCGGGATCTGTCCGGCGGCCAGCTCTTTACCGGTGGCCACGAGGCTCGGCATGGTGGCGTCAGCTCGCGTGAGGATACCGACCCTTTCCGCGATCGCACGGGCAGTCGCTGGGTGGTCTCCAGTGATGAGAACCGGGGTGATCCCGGCACGGCGGCAGGCTTGCACAGTCGCAGTGGCTGCTTCTTTGGGCGGGTCGCTGATGGCTGTCAGTCCCAGCAGCCGCAAGCCGCTTTCCGACTCCTCGATCGGGACAGGAATACAGGTGGACGAACCTGACGCTATGGCCAGGACACGGTAGCCCTCGGCGGACAGGGCGGCGGCCTCCTTACGCGCATGCTCCAGTGACGCGGGACTCTCGTTCAGAAGCGCGGCGTCCAGCACCATTTCAGGTGCGCCCTTGAGGTAGATCTCGATCGTTCCCGAGGGCGTGCGGTGGATGGTGGTCATACGTTTGCGGAGGCTGTCGAACGGCACCTCGTCGATGCGGGGATGAGTTCGCGCCAACTCGTCGGGTGTACAGCCCACTTTGGCGGCGGCGGTCAGCAGGGCGGCCTCGGTTGGATCACCGAGCGGGGTCCATTGCGCGTCTGCTTCCCCGGGCGGAATCAGCGACGCGTCGTTGCACAACGCCGCTGCGATGAGCACTTCTCGTACGGCATCCCTGGTGGCGGGTACTGAATGTCGGCCGGTCGTGAGAATTTCACCAACGGGTTCGTATCCCGCGCCCGTCAGGGTCACCGTGCCGTGGGCGGCGGTCCATACTCGTTCGACGACCATGCGGCCTTCGGTGAGGGTGCCTGTCTTGTCCGTTGCCAGTACGGTGACCGATCCCAGGGTCTCCACTGCGGACAGGCGGCGAACCACGGCGTTGCGAGCGGCCATCCGCCGCGCGCCCAGCGCCAGGCCGAGGGTGACGACGGCCGGCAGTGACTCCGGGACGGCTGCCACGACGAGGCTGATGGCCGTTACCGCCATCGTCTCCAAGGACTGGCCGCGCACCAGTCCCAGGACGAGCACGAGGAGGCACAGCCCTACAGTGACCAGGGCCAGTACCCGGCCGAGCCCGGCCAGGCGCTTTTGGAGCGGGGTCTGTTGCTGTCGGGGGTGCAGCGAGGCGGCGATCATGCCGAGGGCGCTGCGCGGCCCGGTGGCGGTGACGGTGGCGACAGCGCGGCCACGCAGTACGACGGTTCCCGCCTGTAGTTGTCCCGTGTGCGGATCCGTTCCGTGGACGTCCTTGTCGACCGGTACGGATTCGCCGGTCAGCGCCGACTCGTCGATCAGAAGGGCAGCGGCCTGCGTGAGCGCGGCGTCAGCGGGGACGATGTCGCCCTCACCGAGTACCAGCACGTCGCCCGGGACGACGGCTGACGAGGTCACCTTATGTTCCGTCCCGCCGCGCAGTACTCGTGCAGCAGGCGCGGTCATGGCGGAGAGGGCAGCGACCGCATTGTCGGCGCGCACCTCCTGCACCACCCCGACGGTGGTGTTGAAGAGCACGACCACACAGATGACGACTGCGTCGGCGTAGTCCCCGGTCGCCACGGTCAGTGCCACGGCCGCCAGCAGCACGATGATCAGCGGGTCACGAAGCTGAGCGAAGATTCGGGACCGAAGCGATATCCTGCGCTGTTCGCTGAGCTCGTTGGGACCGCACTCCGCCAGCAGCTGGGATGCCTGCTCCTGACTGAGACCTGTCCCCCGGGCGGCCCCCGAAAGGGGTGCGGACGTAAGGGGCATGGTGACTCCGGTTGCTTCAAGGTGCTCATGGTCTTACGGGCCTGGCTCAGTGGACGCTGGGTGCGTTGGCCGCGTCAGTTGGTACTTTGACCACGTCAGTTGGAGCTGGGGTGCATCAGCGTCCTGTCTCCGACATCACGGACCGACGCCGGGGCGCTCAGCTGTTCCAGTTCCATTCGCTGACTTCGGGCAGGTCGGTGCCGTGCTCACGAATCCAGGCGTGGTGGCGCAGACGGACGTCCGCCATCTCCTGTCGGACTGCAGCGGCGCGTACCGCCAGCCCGGGGACGCGGTCGATGACATCCATGACGAGCCGGTACCGGTCGAGGTCATTGCGCACGACCATGTCGAAGGGCGTGGTGGTGGTGCCTTCCTCCTTGTAGCCGCGCACATGCAGGTTGGCGTGCCCGGTGCGCCGGTAGGCCAGGCGGTGGATCAGCCACGGGTATCCGTGGTACGCGAAGATGAGGGGCTTGTCGGAGGTGAACAGCGCGTCGAACTCCGCGTCCGGCATGCCGTGCGGGTGCTCCTCCTTGGGGAGCAGCCGAGCCAGGTCCACGACGTTGACGACGCGTACGGCCAGGTGGGGCAGGTGCCGGCGGAGCAACTGAGCGGCGGCCAGGATTTCCAGGGTGGGGACGTCGCCCGCGCAGCCGAGGACGACATCGGGCTCCCCGCTCTCATTCTCCGCGCCTGCCCAGTCCCAGATTCCGGCACCGCGGGCACAGTGTCCGCGGGCCTGCTCGAGGGTCAGCCAGTCGAAGCAGGGCTGCTTTCCGGCGACGACGACATTGACGTAGTCGCGGGAGCGCAGCACATGATCGGCCACCGACAGCAGGGTGTTGGCGTCCGGTGGCAGGTAGACCCGCACGACCTCGGGTGACTTGTTGAGGACGTGGTCGATGAAGCCGGGGTCCTGGTGGGAGAAGCCGTTGCTGTCCTGCCGCCATACGTGCGAGGTGAGCAGGTAGTTCAGTGAGGCGATGGGGCGGCGCCAGGGCAGGCGCCTCGACGTGCGCAGCCACTTGATGTGCTGATTGACCATGGAGTCGACGATGTGGACGAACGCCTCGTAGCAGGAGAACAGCCCGTGGCGGCCGGTGAGGAGATAGCCCTCCAGCCAGCCCTGGCAGGTGTGTTCGGAGAGGATCTCCATGACCCGGCCGTGGC
This window contains:
- a CDS encoding membrane-associated oxidoreductase, giving the protein MSETNDLTPAEVRIWRAFPRGESVDFRAAENEDPALGNTWGAERTVRASVLRALLLKAPQEEGEIAALKITGARITGVLDLKFATIDAAIRLSHCQFDGVPDLYGAQLRQLNLSKSVLPGLASATLRVEGVLRMTDCRMRGPVRLGGAQISGALFMERAEFTAPDDSEPVLQLNQAAIGDDLWAPAMRAHGQVRLTGASVAGRINVQDAEFNKPDGTALDAQNLNVGAHVRARCVRAQGRVELRGSRISGRLDLLHAHLSHPGDTALRASSCVIGELWLRRGDRIEGGALNLRRSQIEILTLEPEMLPDQLYLSNLTYTVLTPHEPAERRLPMLERDGDRYEPYGYEQLTAAYRHVGDDDAARLVQLAKQRRRRTTLTWYGRLWGYVQDATVGYGFRPLRAAVWLLSLMAIGSIAYGLDHPRPIKADEAPDFNPVFYTLDLLLPVINFGQEPAFAPDGWHQWLSYALIITGWILATTIVTGVTRTVSRQ
- a CDS encoding cation-translocating P-type ATPase; this encodes MLLAAVALTVATGDYADAVVICVVVLFNTTVGVVQEVRADNAVAALSAMTAPAARVLRGGTEHKVTSSAVVPGDVLVLGEGDIVPADAALTQAAALLIDESALTGESVPVDKDVHGTDPHTGQLQAGTVVLRGRAVATVTATGPRSALGMIAASLHPRQQQTPLQKRLAGLGRVLALVTVGLCLLVLVLGLVRGQSLETMAVTAISLVVAAVPESLPAVVTLGLALGARRMAARNAVVRRLSAVETLGSVTVLATDKTGTLTEGRMVVERVWTAAHGTVTLTGAGYEPVGEILTTGRHSVPATRDAVREVLIAAALCNDASLIPPGEADAQWTPLGDPTEAALLTAAAKVGCTPDELARTHPRIDEVPFDSLRKRMTTIHRTPSGTIEIYLKGAPEMVLDAALLNESPASLEHARKEAAALSAEGYRVLAIASGSSTCIPVPIEESESGLRLLGLTAISDPPKEAATATVQACRRAGITPVLITGDHPATARAIAERVGILTRADATMPSLVATGKELAAGQIPDPTRVRVFARTTPQQKLDIIQAWRARGEVTAMTGDGVNDGPALRQADIGVAMGRRGTEVARQAADLVLADDELTSVISAVEEGRRVYANIRRFLVYALAGGAAEILVMLIGPMLGLALPLRAGQILWINLLTHGLTGVAMGAEPVSPHAMRRAPRPPQQHVLGDGLWQRVLRLSALVTAASLAASLWVRHSGGPWQTALFIALLAAQLGVALGLRERLFTRQNLFLPAAVLTAAGLGAAALYVPFLADLLDTSSPSWTGIALAAAAGLISFGAARTESWLARTADQIPAAP
- a CDS encoding VOC family protein — encoded protein: MSTQEQGGAQGGIKEPTVDMKIEVHIVPVADVDRALRFYQSLGWRLDADFEAGPEFRIVQLTPPGSECAIIFGRGVISAAPGSAEGYLVVLDLDKARADLASRGVEVSKIFHKVYDTGAEVQVDGRDPDGRSYASYASFSDPDGNGWLLQEVQERLPGR